From one Culex quinquefasciatus strain JHB chromosome 3, VPISU_Cqui_1.0_pri_paternal, whole genome shotgun sequence genomic stretch:
- the LOC119769899 gene encoding polyadenylate-binding protein-like, giving the protein MSSSTGSGHRSKEASLYVGNLPPNVTEAKLLEKFSKVGSVCSIRICRDKATRRFLGYAYVNFRRKEDATRALETMNTQLIGCRPMRVMWPERVEAQPTPKPKQDKKNSAPAGGSQDNPVGIFLSGLNPEIRDMDLQRIFASSGAIVECGVGLDDAGNSKGFGYVQFETEEAVEKCLERVKSWLGSALTVTKLYANVHVFNFGYRLNFGSMREMFGQYGAISVYRVVKKIGKCNGFGYVTFKKLKSAAYAVAELNGKDLGEGLKLKVESAPCPPSERLQSLKKDEGVNLYVKIMEAAVTDERLQELFSPFGPIISVKLLKGQSADGERAGFVLFASSEDATRAIEEMHGKVVGTGPLEVKPAIVRKLKSTPAPKSPQKTVESTGDPKQSEEKNRALSDRLYLVVRQLNASMAGSITAKLLEMDDLPQLMTQPVALKAKVDETVVALLLNREQHLEQIESAAAGSAAA; this is encoded by the exons atgaGTTCGTCGACCGGAAGTGGCCACCGCTCGAAGGAAGCGTCCCTGTACGTGGGAAACCTGCCACCGAACGTCACCGAGGCGAAGCTGCTGGAAAAGTTCTCCAAAGTTGGTTCGGTCTGCTCGATCCGGATCTGCCGGGACAAGGCCACCCGGCGGTTCCTCGGGTACGCGTACGTCAACTTCCGCCGGAAGGAGGATG ctaCGCGAGCCCTTGAAACCATGAACACCCAGCTGATCGGTTGTCGTCCGATGCGAGTTATGTGGCCCGAGCGAGTGGAGGCGCAGCCCACACCAAAGCCAAAGCAGGATAAGAAGAATTCGGCACCGGCTGGTGGCTCGCAGGACAATCCTGTCGGGATTTTCCTGTCTGGACTCAATCCGGAAATTCGCGACATGGATCTTCAAAGGATTTTTGCCTCATCGGGTGCCATCGTCGAGTGTGGCGTCGGTCTGGATGATGCGGGAAACTCCAAGGGCTTTGGGTATGTGCAGTTCGAGACCGAGGAAGCGGTTGAGAAGTGCTTGGAAAGGGTCAAGAGTTGGCTGGGTTCGGCGCTGACCGTGACCAAGCTGTACGCTAACGTCCACGTGTTCAACTTTGGCTACCGACTGAACTTTGGCAGCATGCGCGAAATGTTTGGGCAGTACGGAGCGATCAGCGTGTATCGAGTGGTTAAAAAGATCGGCAAATGCAATGGCTTTGGGTATGTTACATTTAAGAAGTTGAAATCAGCTGCCTACGCAGTTGCTGAACTGAACGGAAAGGACCTCGGGGAGGGTCTGAAACTGAAGGTCGAGTCTGCTCCCTGTCCGCCATCGGAACGCTTGCAGTCATTGAAGAAGGACGAAGGAGTCAATCTGTACGTCAAGATCATGGAAGCTGCTGTCACCGATGAACGATTGCAGGAACTTTTCTCTCCCTTTGGACCGATCATCTCCGTGAAGCTGTTGAAGGGACAATCCGCCGACGGGGAACGAGCAGGGTTCGTTCTTTTTGCTTCAAGCGAGGACGCAACCAGGGCAATCGAAGAGATGCACGGTAAAGTCGTCGGAACCGGACCTCTCGAGGTAAAGCCGGCTATCGTGAGGAAGTTAAAGTCAACTCCGGCGCCGAAAAGCCCCCAGAAGACTGTTGAATCTACTGGCGATCCGAAGCAGTCTGAAGAGAAGAATCGCGCCCTCTCCGACCGGCTGTACCTGGTGGTTCGGCAGCTTAACGCGTCGATGGCCGGTTCGATTACGGCCAAACTGCTGGAGATGGACGACTTGCCCCAGCTGATGACACAACCCGTCGCGCTCAAGGCCAAGGTGGACGAAACCGTTGTGGCGTTGCTGCTGAACCGCGAGCAGCACTTGGAGCAGATTGAAAGCGCGGCGGCAGGATCGGCCGCTGCCTAG